The DNA sequence GGAACATCTCCAGGACCGTCCGCTCCTTGTCCGTGATCGGCACTTTGTTCTCGGCGTCCACCCACACCTGTTCAATTCCGATGAACTTCGCGACGGCCACCGAGAAGAAGAAGATGCGGAGATCGTCGACCACCCAGGACGGGGGGGGCTCCCCAATCGCGGCGCCCCGTCCTCGTTCTGTGGTTTTTGGGGGTCGGGGTCCCGGCCCCCCCCGGGGCGCCTTCGGGGGGGGGGCCCCGGGGGCCCGCCCGGCGTTTTCCGGGGCGCGTGAGCGGGCGACCCCTTGCCGCGCATGGATGGCGTCATGATCTTCTTCGTCGTCATGCACGTGATGGCTTGCGGAGCTTGTTCGGACAGCCCGTGAAAGTTCAGGGCCGAGGCGTGGCTGATGGCCGACGGAGTAAACATCGCCGTCGCGATCGCGAAGTCGTGAGGCGCGCGGCTTCCGGGCAGCTTGCCGGTCACGGTGTACAGCCCCCGCTTCAGCCGGCGAATCAGCCCAGCGTCGGCCATCAGGGCGAGAAGAATGTTCGTTCGAGCCGGGTCGAGACGCCTCCCCTTGCCGGCTTCCTGGCGCCTCCTCGGAGGTGAAGATAGGTCGGCCCGAATCCACGAGCTCCCCCAGGATCCCCAAGCCCCCGGTCTGGCCGTACCCAGTCTTGTCCGTCTTTTCGCTCATATGTCTTGAGCCACGTTAATATGGTTTAAATATATTTACGTGGCAAGAGCGAACGCGTGCCGCGCGGGAACGTTTGGCTTAGTCACTTGGGCTCGGGTGACTTTGAGACTCCGAAACGCCGAAGAGCCCCTATGACCGCGTCCGACTCCACGTCAGTCATTTCCCTAAAGCCCGACTTCGCAATCATCACGACCGGACTCGATGACGCGGAATACAGACGCGCCATTTCCTCGTAGCGGGCCCGGGACTCCAATCGGAGCTTCGGCTCCACCTCTGCCATTACCTCGATCAATGAGGACGGGGCTACCGCGAAGTTCGAGTCGTGGTGTGGCCAAGTCACGTCCCTCAGGCTGCCCCCGACGATTCCGAGGTCTTCAACGTAGGCTCTGCCGGCGTCGAGATCCGACACAGTGCAGTCGACTAAGTTGCAGGACGACACGTTGCCAGACAGCGTGAGACCCTGAATATGAGTCTGCCGAAAAGTGAGGTCTCTCGCATCCACTCGGTCAAATTCGCATGCCACGAAGCTGGAATCAATGACCTGGGCCCCACCGAACGCCACATCCGAGAACGTCGAGCGCTCAAACGTACAGCCTTTGATAAGCCCCATCAGGCGACGCCCGAATCTGACACGATCAAACCGGCATCCCGTGAACGACGTTCGTTCGAGCCGCGCCCCATCCAGCGTCAGGCCCTGAAACGTGCAGCCTTCGAAGGAGGCATGACCCCAGAGCCGCGGGCGGGCGTGTACGTCGCCGAGGTCCGTGTCGTCGAACGAGCGGTTCGCGTTCACCCGCCTCGTCCAGCGAAAGCCCCCGGGAAATCTGACCCGCTGCACGGCCGCCGTGCCATTCATTGCGATGGAGGCGCCGCGGTCCGTCAGACCGTTCATTTCGTGAAGAGCGGATCCAGACTGAGCCACGCAGGCCTCCCCGGGGGCGGGCTGGTCACGTACTGCCGCATGTGGCGATCCCACTGACCCGGCGTCGTGATGTCCCACCCCCGGTTCGTTCCTGGATTCCACATGTCCGGACCGTATTCGAAAGGAACGGTGTAATGCAAACCTCTGAGCCCGAATCGCGTCTGCGCGCGCGATTTAGAAACGAGGTCAATGACCGTGCCCCTTGCCGCGCCAGCAAGATCTCCACCCGAGAGTGCTTGTTCCGCCATGCCTGGTTTTGCTCCGAGCCGCACCAACGAATCGATGCTCCCCGATGCAATCGCTGAATCCACGTTTCTTGTCGCTTTTCGAACTATGAAATTGAGGCTGATGCCACGATAGGTATCTGCGGCCAGGTTTCCGACGTACGAAGCTGACGACGCCCCGGGGCGAGCTGCGGACAGTACTCCCGCAGCGGACAGGCCGAGGTCAGCTACGCCACCGCCGAACGCGTCCCCGGCCTCGGCTTTAGACATTCCGTAGCCGGAACCAACCCTGAATTCGAGGGCTCCTTCTGCAACTCCGGTCAGCCCCGTTGCATCGGCAACGGATAGTCCGAACGCTTCTGCCCGATTACCGCGCCCCTCTGCCAGCTGCTGTGTGCGTCGGATGTCATAACGCTCGTGGAACGACTGTCCCCCGAGTAGGAGGCCGCCACCTAACAACAGGGGCGCTACCGGCGCGGCCCCGAGGGCAAGGGCCGCCCCAGAAGCGACTGCGGTCGTCTGAACGGTGCGTCTCGCGACGGCGGTCATTGCGGCGTTCGCCTTTGTCGCCGCGGCCTGGACCTGCCGGACCTCCGCGGTCAGGTTCGGATCCTGGTACGCGAACCGGAACTGCTGCTGACATCCCCACGCGACGCACAGCCCCAACGGATCCACCACCTCGTGCGGCCTGCCCCCACCGAACAGGTACTGATTCGGCGAGTCGATGTCCTCCAGCGGATCCGGCGACAGGAACGTTCCCGTCCGAGGGTCGTACCAGCGGTGGCGCATATAGATGAGGCCGGTGACGGGGTCCGTCCAGTGCCCATGCCAGCCCAGCGCCTGCCCGCCCGGGAACGCCGGCCCTGCCGAGGTCGCCTGAACGCTCGCCTGCGCCACCGGCCGCCGCGGCTCGTGGCGCGTGTCGAACGGCCCCGACTTCGGCACCGTGAAGCTGAAGTCCTCGGCGTTCGTCAGCGGCTGCCCGCGCACGTCGCGGATGGCGTCCGTGACGCGCACGCGGTACGTCGCCCCACGCTCCCATCCGCCCAGGGGCCGCAGTCCGATCTCGTTGACAGAGCCCCCGTGCGCGCTGGGTGCGATCGTCGCGCTCCCCCGCG is a window from the Acidobacteriota bacterium genome containing:
- a CDS encoding pentapeptide repeat-containing protein, with the translated sequence MNGLTDRGASIAMNGTAAVQRVRFPGGFRWTRRVNANRSFDDTDLGDVHARPRLWGHASFEGCTFQGLTLDGARLERTSFTGCRFDRVRFGRRLMGLIKGCTFERSTFSDVAFGGAQVIDSSFVACEFDRVDARDLTFRQTHIQGLTLSGNVSSCNLVDCTVSDLDAGRAYVEDLGIVGGSLRDVTWPHHDSNFAVAPSSLIEVMAEVEPKLRLESRARYEEMARLYSASSSPVVMIAKSGFREMTDVESDAVIGALRRFGVSKSPEPK
- a CDS encoding Ig-like domain-containing protein, producing the protein MKRSLISALASLLLAVDVRAAEPRWTVEFKEGAYTFLTATGLEVGQKTGPGAIAGYLVVKLPADVDPATTNRGVFLGRVRIPERRVTWLKGDEFAAGELLPAHHLIAITPNAGFEPGLWAVKVRDTVKDRSGRPVNSTNATWTVEIGEPRPRPDDSGPARNTLKLKFTTEVDPATYADGIVVEKQVAGGWEEEPRGSATIAPSAHGGSVNEIGLRPLGGWERGATYRVRVTDAIRDVRGQPLTNAEDFSFTVPKSGPFDTRHEPRRPVAQASVQATSAGPAFPGGQALGWHGHWTDPVTGLIYMRHRWYDPRTGTFLSPDPLEDIDSPNQYLFGGGRPHEVVDPLGLCVAWGCQQQFRFAYQDPNLTAEVRQVQAAATKANAAMTAVARRTVQTTAVASGAALALGAAPVAPLLLGGGLLLGGQSFHERYDIRRTQQLAEGRGNRAEAFGLSVADATGLTGVAEGALEFRVGSGYGMSKAEAGDAFGGGVADLGLSAAGVLSAARPGASSASYVGNLAADTYRGISLNFIVRKATRNVDSAIASGSIDSLVRLGAKPGMAEQALSGGDLAGAARGTVIDLVSKSRAQTRFGLRGLHYTVPFEYGPDMWNPGTNRGWDITTPGQWDRHMRQYVTSPPPGRPAWLSLDPLFTK